In Perognathus longimembris pacificus isolate PPM17 chromosome 3, ASM2315922v1, whole genome shotgun sequence, a single window of DNA contains:
- the Anapc5 gene encoding LOW QUALITY PROTEIN: anaphase-promoting complex subunit 5 (The sequence of the model RefSeq protein was modified relative to this genomic sequence to represent the inferred CDS: inserted 1 base in 1 codon), giving the protein MASVHKSLXFSPMMTNGVVHANLFGIKDWVTPYKIAVLVLLNEMGRTGEGAVSLLERRKLNQLLLPLLQGPDITLSKLYKLIEESCPQLANSVQIRIKLMAEGELKDMEQFFDDLSDSFSGTEPEVHKTSVVGLFLRHMILAYSKLSFSQVFKLYTALQQYFQNGEKKTMEDADMELASQEEGERKMEKEELDVSVREEEVSCSGPLSQKQAEYFLSQQASLLKNDETKALTPASLQKELNNLLKFNPDFAEAHYLSYLNNLRVQDVFSSTHSLLHYFDRLILTGAESKSNGEEGYGRSLRYAALNLAALHCRFGHYQQAELALQEAIRIAQESNDHVCLQHCLSWLYVLGQKRSDSYVLLEHSVKKAVHFGLPYLASLGIQSLVQQRAFAGKTANKLMDALKDSDLLHWKHSLSELIDISIAQKTAIWRLYGRSTMALQQAQMLLSMNSLESVNSGVQQNNTESFAVALCHLAELHSEQGCFAAAAEVLKHLKERFPPNTQHAQLWMLCDQKIQFDRAMNDGKFHLADSLVTGITALNGIEGVYRKAVVFQAQNQMTEAHKLLQKLLTYCEKLKNTEMVISILLSVAELYWRSSSPTIAMPVLLQALALSKEYRLQYLASETVLNLAYAQLILGVPEQALTLLHMAIEPILADGAILDKGRAMFLVAKCQVASAASYDPLKRAEALESAIENLNEAKNYFAKVNSKERIRDVAYFQAKLYHVLGKTQERNRCAMLFRQLHQELPANAVPLINHI; this is encoded by the exons gGTCCCGATATTACACTGTCAAAATTATACAAATTAATTGAAGAATCTTGTCCTCAGCTGGCAAATTCAGTGCAGATCAG AATCAAACTGATGGCTGAAGGCGAATTGAAGGATATGGAACAATTTTTTGATGACCTTTCAGATTCTTTTTCTGGAACTGAACCAGAGGTTCACAAAACAAGTGTAGTAG GCTTGTTTCTGCGTCACATGATCTTGGCCTACAGTAAGCTTTCTTTCAGTCAAGTATTTAAGCTGTACACCGCCCTCCAACAGTACTTCcagaatggtgagaaaaagaCAATGGAGGATGCTGACATGGAATTGGCCAGCCAAGAGGAGGgcgaaaggaaaatggaaaaggaagaactCGATGTATCTGTGAG aGAAGAGGAAGTGTCTTGCAGTGGTCCTCTATCCCAAAAGCAAGCGGAGTATTTTCTTTCTCAGCAG GCTTCGTTGTTGAAGAATGATGAGACAAAAGCACTTACTCCAGCTTCCTTGCAGAAAGAACTGAACAACTTGTTGAAATTTAATCCTGATTTTGCTGAAGCG CATTATCTCAGCTACTTAAACAACCTCCGCGTCCAAGATGTCTTCAGCTCAACACACAGCCTCCTTCATTATTTTGACCGCCTGATTCTCACTGGGGCCGAGAGCAAAAGTAACGGGGAAGAGGGCTATGGCCGGAGCCTGAGATATGCCGCCTTGAACCTGGCTGCCCTGCACTGCCGCTTCGGTCACTA CCAACAGGCAGAGCTCGCCCTGCAGGAGGCAATTAGGATTGCCCAGGAGTCCAACGACCACGTGTGTCTCCAGCACTGTTTG agctggctttatgTCCTGGGGCAGAAGAGATCTGATAGCTATGTTCTGCTGGAGCACTCAGTGAAGAAGGCAGTACATTTTGGGTTACCG TACCTCGCCTCCCTGGGGATACAGTCCCTTGTTCAACAGAGAGCGTTTGCTGGGAAGACAGCCAACAAGCTGATGGATGCCCTGAAGGACTCGGACCTCCTGCACTGGAAACACAGCCTGTCCGAGCTCATTGACATCAGCATTGCCCAGAAAACGGCCATCTGGAGGCTGTACGGCCGCAG CACCATGGCCCTGCAGCAAGCCCAGATGTTGCTAAGCATGAACAGTCTGGAATCCGTGAACTCGGGCGTGCAGCAGAACAACACCGAGTCCTTTGCCGTCGCCCTGTGCCACCTTGCAGAGCTCCATTCAGAGCAG GGCTGTTTCGCTGCAGCTGCAGAAGTGTTGAAGCACTTGAAAGAACGGTTTCCTCCCAATACTCAGCACGCCCAG TTATGGATGCTGTGTGATCAGAAAATCCAGTTTGATCGAGCCATGAATGATGGCAAGTTTCATTTGGCAGATTCACTTGTTACTGGCATCACCGCTCTTAATGGCATAGAGGGTGTCTATAG aAAAGCAGTTGTATTTCAAGCTCAGAACCAAATGACAGAAGCACACAAGCTTTTACAGAAATTGTTGACCTACTGTGAAAAGTTgaagaacacagaaatggtgatcAG CATCCTGCTGTCGGTGGCAGAGCTGTACTGGCGATCATCCTCCCCGACCATCGCCATGCCTGTGCTGCTGCAGGCACTGGCCCTCTCTAAAGAGTACCGCTTACAGTACTTGGCCTCGGAAACTGTGCTGAACTTGGCTTATGCCCAG CTCATCCTTGGAGTTCCAGAACAGGCTCTAACACTTCTCCACATGGCCATCGAGCCCATTCTGGCAGATGGAGCTATCCTGGACAAGGGCCGCGCCATGTTCTTAGTGGCCAAGTGCCAGGTGGCTTCAGCAGCGTCCTATGATCCCCTGAAGAGAGCTGAAG CTCTGGAGTCTGCCATTGAGAATCTCAACGAAGCCAAGAACTATTTTGCGAAAGTCAACAGCAAAGAGCGAATCAGGGACGTTGCCTACTTCCAGGCCAAACTGTACCATGTCCTGGGGAAGACGCAGGAGAGGAACCGCTGTGCCATGCTCTTCCGGCAGCTGCATCAGGAGCTGCCCGCCAACGCGGTGCCCCTGATCAACCACATCTAG